In Halanaeroarchaeum sp. HSR-CO, one DNA window encodes the following:
- a CDS encoding amino acid permease produces MTGELEGQLERNIGFLEAMTLGGGTMIGAGIFILPGIAAENAGPASSVSFLIGGFVALLAALSLSELATGMPIAGGSYHYVNRALGGFFGSIVGWGMWTGLMFASAFYMIGFGQYLVGPMPFLDGRALVVLVGLVGLSLIVGVNYYGTEESSQLQNVMIGTETAIVLVYVLVGLFFVDTANLEPFAPTGPSGIIATTGIVFVSFLGFEIIATVAGEVKEPSRNIPKSMLLSVVLVTILYALVMIVSTGVIPYESLGDSLVPVSDVAVVFLGAGGVVAIVAAAAIAAISSSNSSILAAARVNFAMGRDDLMSDRLNVTHPRFGTPHRAIVATGVLTGLLVTVGLVVETIVALLAEVASFSFLVSYSLVHVSLVVFRRADPDVYDPSFRIPDFLYPAVPILGVLLSVLVITQMATTIILLGLGIVGLGMAWYVVYVRDHALDTGLLSEALAGEIEDGYRVVVPIANPATQTDLLRLAAATAQAHTDEATPELVAVNVLQVDDPSPGQNVEAERLEHQHDLLEAALTVAADLDVSLRTRALTGSHVDEAILETLVEEDADQVLLGWSGELVRDGYVFGPNLDAVVERAPCEVSLVTLHDETVGTPVALAGPGPHSQVAASRAVEFATVDDSVPTLLSVQPTTTDGDGDPKARGAAVIADVADRAGLDSSQYRSAVVVDDVEGAILDAVSQYDTVCVGLSERSDAERVNFGTIAERISQEATGNVAIVRGAYDATESPQSRRENRR; encoded by the coding sequence ATGACGGGAGAGCTGGAGGGGCAACTCGAACGGAACATCGGGTTCCTCGAGGCGATGACGCTTGGTGGCGGGACGATGATCGGCGCGGGGATATTCATCCTTCCGGGTATCGCTGCCGAGAACGCCGGACCGGCCAGTTCGGTGTCGTTCCTGATCGGCGGATTCGTCGCGTTACTCGCGGCCCTCTCCCTCTCCGAACTCGCGACCGGCATGCCCATCGCCGGCGGCAGCTACCACTACGTGAACCGGGCACTCGGCGGGTTCTTCGGCAGCATCGTCGGGTGGGGGATGTGGACCGGGCTGATGTTCGCGAGCGCCTTCTACATGATCGGATTCGGCCAGTACCTCGTCGGCCCGATGCCGTTTCTCGATGGTCGGGCACTCGTGGTCCTCGTCGGTCTCGTGGGCCTGTCGTTGATCGTGGGGGTGAACTACTACGGCACCGAGGAGTCGAGCCAGCTCCAGAACGTGATGATCGGGACGGAGACGGCCATCGTCCTCGTCTACGTCCTCGTCGGCCTGTTTTTCGTGGATACCGCGAACCTGGAGCCGTTCGCCCCGACGGGACCGAGCGGGATCATCGCCACGACCGGTATCGTCTTCGTCTCCTTCCTCGGCTTCGAGATCATCGCCACCGTCGCTGGCGAGGTGAAAGAGCCGAGTCGGAACATCCCGAAGTCCATGCTCCTCTCGGTCGTGCTCGTCACCATCCTGTACGCGCTGGTGATGATCGTCAGTACCGGCGTCATTCCCTACGAATCGCTCGGTGATTCGCTCGTCCCGGTCTCCGACGTCGCCGTGGTCTTCCTGGGTGCCGGCGGCGTTGTGGCCATCGTCGCGGCGGCGGCGATCGCCGCCATCTCGAGTTCGAACTCCTCGATACTCGCGGCCGCTCGGGTCAACTTCGCGATGGGGCGCGACGACCTCATGAGCGACCGGCTGAACGTGACACACCCACGGTTCGGGACGCCACATCGGGCCATCGTCGCCACCGGTGTCCTGACCGGCCTCCTCGTGACCGTCGGCCTGGTTGTCGAGACCATCGTCGCACTGCTGGCCGAGGTCGCGAGTTTCAGCTTCCTGGTCTCGTACTCGCTGGTCCACGTCTCGCTGGTCGTCTTTCGACGGGCAGACCCGGACGTGTACGACCCCTCGTTTCGAATCCCCGATTTCCTGTATCCGGCCGTCCCGATACTGGGCGTCCTGTTGTCGGTCCTCGTCATCACGCAGATGGCGACGACCATCATCCTGCTCGGGCTCGGTATCGTCGGTCTCGGGATGGCCTGGTACGTCGTCTACGTCAGAGACCACGCCCTCGACACCGGATTGCTATCGGAGGCACTCGCCGGAGAAATCGAGGACGGCTACCGCGTCGTCGTCCCCATCGCGAATCCGGCGACCCAGACGGACCTGCTCCGACTGGCGGCGGCCACGGCCCAGGCCCACACCGACGAGGCCACGCCCGAGCTGGTAGCTGTCAACGTTCTTCAGGTCGACGACCCATCCCCCGGGCAGAACGTCGAGGCGGAGCGCCTCGAACACCAGCACGACCTCCTCGAAGCGGCCCTGACGGTGGCAGCCGACCTGGACGTTTCGTTGCGAACACGGGCACTGACCGGGAGCCATGTCGACGAGGCGATTCTGGAGACGCTCGTCGAGGAAGACGCCGACCAGGTGCTACTGGGCTGGAGCGGCGAGTTGGTCCGCGATGGCTACGTGTTCGGTCCCAACCTGGACGCCGTCGTCGAACGAGCGCCGTGCGAGGTTTCGCTCGTGACGCTCCACGACGAGACCGTCGGAACGCCGGTGGCACTCGCGGGACCGGGGCCACACTCGCAGGTCGCCGCCAGCCGAGCGGTCGAATTCGCGACCGTCGACGACTCCGTCCCGACACTGCTCTCCGTCCAACCGACGACGACCGATGGGGACGGGGATCCGAAAGCCCGCGGGGCGGCAGTGATCGCCGACGTGGCCGATCGCGCCGGTCTCGACTCGTCCCAGTATCGGTCGGCTGTCGTGGTCGACGACGTCGAGGGGGCCATCCTCGACGCGGTGAGTCAGTACGACACCGTCTGCGTGGGTCTCTCGGAACGTAGCGACGCGGAACGGGTCAATTTCGGAACCATCGCCGAGCGGATCAGCCAGGAGGCGACTGGCAACGTCGCGATCGTTCGAGGAGCATACGACGCCACGGAATCCCCCCAGAGCCGGAGGGAAAACCGTCGGTAA
- a CDS encoding universal stress protein — protein sequence MALTGESTILVPVDVSTVEPPDSGVLELLQPVNVVVLGWYPVPKQTAPAHLKADHESEAAARLATVVDQFAATDHEVESVLVFTKDRRDSIDRVADQYDCDAVLMPGEGGPIDRLLVPLRGDVNLERIVTLVGELVRASDASVTFFHAVEPDADPSQGEFVLRGAADRLSEEGVERDRIEWTLSERDEPRADIVSLASEHDLVILGETEPSLRERIIGAVLSPILDEIAIPAIIVRDID from the coding sequence ATGGCACTCACCGGTGAGTCGACGATTCTGGTTCCGGTCGACGTTTCGACCGTGGAACCGCCCGATAGCGGGGTGCTGGAACTCCTCCAACCGGTCAACGTCGTGGTGCTCGGGTGGTACCCGGTCCCCAAGCAGACCGCCCCGGCCCACCTCAAAGCAGACCACGAATCGGAAGCGGCAGCGAGACTGGCGACTGTCGTGGACCAGTTTGCGGCCACCGACCACGAGGTGGAGAGCGTCCTGGTCTTCACGAAGGACCGGCGGGACAGCATCGACCGCGTGGCAGACCAGTACGACTGCGATGCGGTGCTCATGCCCGGCGAGGGTGGACCGATCGACCGCCTCCTCGTACCACTTCGCGGCGACGTGAACCTGGAGCGGATCGTGACCCTGGTCGGCGAACTCGTCAGGGCGAGCGACGCCTCCGTCACCTTCTTTCACGCCGTTGAGCCCGACGCCGATCCGAGCCAGGGGGAGTTCGTCCTCCGTGGGGCGGCCGACCGTCTCTCCGAAGAGGGCGTCGAACGTGACCGGATCGAATGGACGCTTTCGGAGCGTGACGAACCGAGGGCGGATATCGTCTCCCTCGCTTCGGAGCACGATCTAGTCATCCTCGGGGAGACCGAACCCTCGTTGCGCGAGCGCATCATCGGCGCCGTCCTGTCACCGATCCTCGACGAGATAGCGATTCCGGCCATCATCGTCAGGGACATCGACTGA
- a CDS encoding TrkH family potassium uptake protein gives MVSSPSTYVDYRLSVAYVGSVLKFLGVTPLFPLVLALYYDEDPVPFVAASVLMIGGGVLLEQLRGDGELGNREAFLLVSLAWLVVPMAGTVPYLVAGTGTVGTPVNAMFESMSGFTTTGATILGDISIGTHGRAMLLWRQLTQWLGGMGILVLMVAILPKLSVGGAQVIDNESPGLSLEKLTPRIQETARALWGIYAGFTVLAVLVYYALHLGGLAPKMDLYNAVAHALTTLPTGGFSPQARSIEAFSPAVQWAVMPFMLIAGTNFALFWYVLQGEPNRLTKNPEFRSYLYAVVGFGTVISGILFAGVGLAGTPTNIAVIHGNLENALRQGLFQVIAIVTTTGYASMDVNTWDGSAQTILLFAYFLGGSAGSAAGSIKIVRWVLVKRAIGRSLFTSVHPDVVRPIRLRQDIVEEETIRDVFVFVVFFVALFAFSTMVLYLDTLRTPDVSLSGLEAMSVAIATLGNIGPGFGVVGPMNSFLPFSAGAKLYMVFLMWIGRLEVLSVVVIFTPSFWRQ, from the coding sequence ATGGTATCGAGTCCGAGTACGTACGTCGATTATCGGCTGAGCGTGGCGTACGTCGGGAGCGTCCTCAAATTCCTCGGCGTCACTCCCCTGTTCCCACTCGTCCTGGCGCTCTATTACGACGAAGATCCAGTCCCGTTCGTCGCGGCGAGCGTCCTCATGATCGGTGGGGGCGTCCTACTGGAGCAGCTACGGGGTGATGGAGAACTGGGCAATCGCGAGGCATTTTTGCTGGTGAGTCTCGCGTGGCTGGTCGTCCCGATGGCTGGCACGGTCCCCTATCTCGTGGCCGGAACCGGGACGGTCGGCACCCCCGTCAACGCCATGTTCGAGAGTATGAGTGGGTTCACCACGACGGGCGCGACGATCCTCGGCGACATCTCGATCGGCACGCATGGTCGAGCCATGCTGCTGTGGCGCCAACTCACCCAGTGGCTCGGTGGCATGGGGATCCTCGTGTTGATGGTCGCCATTCTCCCGAAATTGTCCGTGGGTGGGGCACAGGTCATCGACAACGAGTCACCGGGACTCTCCCTCGAGAAACTGACGCCCAGAATCCAGGAGACTGCCCGAGCGCTCTGGGGCATCTACGCCGGGTTCACCGTCCTCGCGGTGCTCGTCTATTACGCCCTCCATCTGGGTGGTCTCGCGCCGAAGATGGATCTCTACAACGCCGTCGCGCACGCGCTCACGACGTTACCGACCGGCGGCTTCTCGCCGCAGGCACGGAGCATTGAGGCATTCTCGCCCGCGGTCCAGTGGGCGGTGATGCCGTTCATGCTCATCGCGGGGACCAACTTCGCCCTGTTCTGGTACGTCTTGCAGGGAGAGCCGAACCGGTTGACGAAAAATCCCGAATTCCGGTCGTATCTGTACGCTGTCGTCGGATTCGGAACCGTTATTTCTGGAATCCTCTTTGCCGGTGTCGGTCTCGCAGGGACGCCGACGAACATCGCGGTCATCCACGGGAACCTCGAGAACGCCCTGAGACAGGGGCTCTTCCAGGTAATCGCAATCGTGACGACGACCGGCTACGCCAGCATGGACGTCAACACGTGGGACGGGTCCGCACAGACGATCTTGCTGTTCGCGTACTTCCTCGGTGGCTCCGCTGGGTCCGCCGCCGGGTCGATCAAGATCGTCAGGTGGGTGCTCGTGAAACGAGCCATCGGTCGGTCACTGTTCACGTCCGTCCACCCCGACGTCGTCAGACCGATTCGCTTGCGCCAGGACATCGTCGAGGAGGAGACCATCCGGGACGTGTTCGTATTCGTCGTGTTCTTCGTGGCCTTGTTCGCGTTCTCGACGATGGTCCTCTACCTCGACACGCTCCGAACGCCGGACGTCTCGCTGTCCGGACTGGAGGCGATGAGTGTCGCCATTGCCACGCTGGGGAACATCGGCCCGGGATTCGGCGTCGTCGGACCGATGAACAGTTTCCTGCCGTTCTCTGCCGGGGCGAAACTCTACATGGTCTTCCTGATGTGGATCGGTCGGCTGGAGGTCCTCTCGGTGGTGGTCATCTTCACCCCCTCCTTCTGGCGGCAGTGA
- a CDS encoding archaellin/type IV pilin N-terminal domain-containing protein encodes MTDRAISSPIAVALMVMFTLVLVVLIGALTI; translated from the coding sequence ATGACCGATAGAGCGATATCTTCCCCGATTGCCGTCGCATTGATGGTGATGTTCACGCTCGTTCTGGTCGTCCTGATCGGTGCGTTGACGATCTGA
- a CDS encoding VOC family protein translates to MTDDAILDHVMLRVEDLETALEWYTGHLGYEETGRWEAETFTNVYLAPSDGHEQGAKLELTYNHDDRTYDMGDAWGHIAVRVPDGELERVYDELIEDGVDEYRPPSENPGYAFVKDPDGHEIELVQRDHGALFSIDHTMLRVEDADESIGYWTRKFGYEHTGRWESDTFANYYMKPAGAPPEAMAVELTYNYDGRTYDMGDAWGHLAVRATDLGEYWEQLQTRGAPDYRDPESCDWNYAFTKDPDGHEIEIVER, encoded by the coding sequence ATGACCGACGACGCCATTCTCGATCACGTTATGCTTCGCGTCGAAGACCTGGAGACCGCCCTCGAGTGGTACACTGGCCACCTCGGGTACGAGGAGACGGGTCGCTGGGAGGCGGAGACGTTCACCAACGTCTATCTCGCCCCGAGCGACGGCCACGAGCAGGGCGCGAAACTCGAGTTGACCTACAACCACGACGACCGAACCTACGATATGGGCGACGCCTGGGGGCACATCGCCGTCCGCGTCCCTGACGGCGAACTCGAACGGGTCTACGACGAACTGATCGAGGACGGGGTCGACGAGTATCGACCGCCATCGGAGAACCCCGGCTACGCGTTCGTGAAAGATCCCGACGGCCACGAGATCGAACTGGTCCAGCGCGATCACGGCGCCCTGTTCAGCATCGATCACACCATGCTCCGCGTCGAAGACGCGGACGAGTCCATCGGCTACTGGACGCGGAAGTTCGGGTACGAACACACCGGCCGCTGGGAGTCAGACACCTTCGCGAACTACTACATGAAACCCGCGGGAGCACCCCCGGAGGCCATGGCAGTCGAACTCACCTACAACTACGACGGGCGGACCTACGATATGGGCGACGCGTGGGGCCACCTCGCGGTACGGGCGACTGACCTCGGCGAGTACTGGGAGCAGTTGCAGACCCGAGGCGCCCCCGACTACCGCGACCCCGAATCCTGTGACTGGAACTACGCGTTCACGAAAGACCCCGACGGCCACGAGATCGAGATCGTCGAGCGCTGA
- a CDS encoding Glu/Leu/Phe/Val dehydrogenase translates to MSDGGPFENLRTMMDRAHEYTDVPQNVFVRMKHPERTLRVGVPLLRDDGSEEIVEGFRCQFDSTRGPYKGGIRYHPDVTVEEVIAMAGLMSLKTALVDLQYGGAKGGVVVDPKELSRDEIKRVTRRYTEGIRRMIGPEMDIPAPDMNTGPREMAWVMDTYSMYEGYPVPEVVTGKPLELGGTPGRIEATGRGVAIITREFVEHVQGSLEDTTVAIQGFGNVGSWTAKILEEFGATVVAVSDVTGAIYDPDGLDVEAVFEHADAGGMLDSYDAEEEISNDELLRLDVDVLIPAAIADVITDDVAEDLRAEIVVEAANGPTTPAADRVLRERNIPLIPDILANSGGVIVSYLEWVQNTQEYAWTLEEVNEDLERRIVKGFDDVIRRADELGTPDFRVAAYAIAIQRIGTAHAYRGLFP, encoded by the coding sequence ATGAGTGACGGCGGCCCGTTCGAGAATCTCCGGACGATGATGGACCGGGCCCACGAGTATACAGACGTTCCACAGAACGTATTCGTCCGCATGAAACATCCCGAACGCACACTCCGCGTCGGGGTGCCCCTGTTGCGCGATGACGGGAGCGAGGAGATCGTGGAGGGATTCCGGTGTCAGTTCGACAGCACACGCGGTCCGTACAAGGGCGGTATCAGATATCACCCAGACGTGACCGTCGAAGAGGTGATCGCGATGGCCGGACTGATGTCGCTCAAGACGGCCCTCGTGGACCTGCAGTACGGCGGGGCGAAGGGCGGGGTCGTCGTCGACCCGAAGGAGTTGAGCCGCGACGAGATCAAGCGGGTCACACGACGCTATACGGAGGGTATTCGTCGGATGATCGGGCCCGAGATGGACATCCCGGCACCCGATATGAACACCGGTCCCCGCGAGATGGCGTGGGTCATGGACACCTACTCGATGTACGAGGGATATCCGGTCCCCGAGGTCGTCACCGGGAAGCCCCTCGAACTGGGCGGGACCCCGGGCCGGATCGAGGCGACCGGTCGCGGCGTGGCTATCATCACGCGGGAGTTCGTCGAACACGTTCAGGGCTCGCTCGAGGATACCACGGTGGCGATCCAGGGGTTCGGGAACGTGGGTTCGTGGACCGCCAAGATCCTGGAGGAGTTCGGAGCGACCGTCGTCGCAGTCAGTGACGTCACGGGCGCGATCTACGACCCCGATGGACTCGACGTCGAAGCCGTCTTCGAGCACGCAGACGCGGGCGGGATGCTCGATTCGTACGACGCAGAAGAGGAGATCAGTAACGACGAACTCCTCCGTCTCGACGTCGACGTCCTCATTCCGGCGGCCATCGCCGACGTCATCACGGACGACGTCGCCGAGGACCTCCGGGCGGAGATCGTCGTCGAAGCGGCCAATGGCCCGACCACCCCGGCTGCAGATCGGGTCCTGCGCGAACGAAACATCCCGCTCATTCCGGACATCCTGGCGAACTCCGGGGGCGTCATCGTCTCCTACCTCGAGTGGGTCCAGAACACCCAGGAGTACGCCTGGACGCTCGAGGAGGTGAACGAGGACCTCGAACGGCGGATCGTGAAGGGCTTCGACGACGTCATCCGACGGGCCGACGAACTGGGTACCCCCGACTTCCGCGTGGCGGCCTACGCCATCGCGATTCAGCGCATCGGCACGGCCCACGCCTACCGCGGACTGTTCCCCTGA
- the secY gene encoding preprotein translocase subunit SecY, protein MGWKETAEPVLTRMPGVARPEGHVPFRRKLMWTGVVLILYFFLTNINLWGLQGSGSDLFGQFRSLLAGGQGTVMQVGIGPIVTASIVLQLLGGANLLGLDTQDPRDQMLYQGLQKLLVIVMTILTAAPMVFMGNFLPPSQQLASSLGVGLTGVQFIIFLQIFIGGVLILYMDEVVSKWGVGSGIGLFIIAGVSQSLVGGLFYWGGEGGQQGIIPQWIDILLGQAGTIPPLLTSDGIVWLLLDASVLAIITTVIIYVVVVYAESVRVEIPLSHARVKGARGRFPVKLIYASVLPMILVRALQANIQFLGRILYSQMGDAMPAILGAYTVSGGQAYPVGGLFYYLAPIYNPGDWMWWLGQTANEPWQILLRVSVDLTFMIVGGAIFAIFWVETADMGPDATARQIQNSGMQIPGFRQNVGVIEKVMERYIPQVTVIGGALVGLLAVLANMLGTIGQVSGTGLLLTISITYKLYEEIAEEQMMEMHPMMRQMFGD, encoded by the coding sequence ATGGGATGGAAGGAGACCGCTGAACCCGTCCTCACGCGGATGCCCGGTGTGGCCCGTCCGGAGGGCCACGTCCCGTTCCGCCGCAAACTCATGTGGACGGGCGTCGTCCTGATCCTGTACTTTTTCCTGACGAACATCAACCTCTGGGGCCTCCAGGGGAGCGGATCCGACCTGTTCGGTCAGTTCCGCTCGCTTCTCGCAGGTGGCCAGGGGACGGTGATGCAGGTGGGCATCGGTCCGATCGTCACCGCGAGCATCGTCTTGCAGCTGCTCGGCGGTGCGAACCTGCTCGGACTCGACACCCAGGATCCACGGGACCAGATGCTCTATCAGGGTCTCCAGAAGCTCCTGGTCATTGTGATGACGATCCTGACGGCCGCGCCGATGGTCTTCATGGGGAACTTCCTCCCACCGAGTCAGCAACTCGCTTCGAGTCTGGGCGTCGGTCTCACCGGGGTCCAGTTCATCATCTTCCTTCAGATCTTCATCGGCGGCGTCCTCATCCTGTACATGGACGAGGTCGTCTCCAAGTGGGGCGTCGGGTCCGGTATCGGGCTGTTCATCATCGCCGGCGTCTCCCAGAGCCTGGTCGGTGGGCTCTTCTACTGGGGCGGCGAGGGCGGCCAACAGGGGATCATCCCGCAGTGGATCGATATCCTCCTGGGACAGGCCGGCACCATCCCGCCGCTGCTGACCTCCGACGGCATCGTCTGGCTCCTCCTCGATGCGAGCGTCCTGGCGATCATCACGACGGTCATCATCTACGTCGTGGTAGTCTACGCGGAGAGCGTTCGCGTCGAGATCCCGCTCAGTCACGCTCGTGTGAAGGGCGCCCGCGGTCGCTTCCCGGTGAAGCTCATCTACGCCAGTGTCCTGCCGATGATCCTCGTTCGCGCGCTGCAGGCCAACATCCAGTTCCTCGGCCGCATCCTGTACTCCCAGATGGGAGATGCGATGCCGGCGATACTGGGCGCGTACACGGTCAGTGGTGGACAGGCCTATCCGGTCGGCGGTCTGTTCTACTACCTCGCGCCCATCTACAATCCGGGCGACTGGATGTGGTGGCTCGGTCAGACGGCGAACGAGCCCTGGCAGATCCTGCTCAGGGTCTCGGTCGACCTGACGTTCATGATCGTCGGTGGCGCCATCTTCGCCATCTTCTGGGTGGAGACCGCCGACATGGGGCCGGACGCGACGGCCCGGCAGATCCAGAACTCCGGGATGCAGATCCCCGGATTCCGGCAGAACGTCGGGGTCATCGAGAAGGTCATGGAGCGCTACATCCCGCAGGTGACGGTCATCGGCGGGGCGCTCGTCGGCCTGCTCGCCGTCCTCGCCAACATGCTGGGCACGATCGGGCAGGTGAGTGGGACGGGGCTCCTGCTCACCATCTCCATCACCTACAAGCTCTACGAGGAGATCGCCGAAGAGCAGATGATGGAGATGCACCCGATGATGCGCCAGATGTTCGGCGACTGA
- a CDS encoding uL15m family ribosomal protein, whose protein sequence is MTSKKRRQRGSRTHGGGTHKNRRGAGHRGGRGRAGRDKHEFHNYEPLGKSGFKRPEKAQTETVEVSVQKLDEDIALLVEDGIAEETEYGYRLDARDVAEDGHDADVVKVLGDGQVRSQLEVTADAFTESAAALIEEAGGDAIVSERAREESEE, encoded by the coding sequence ATGACCAGTAAGAAACGACGACAACGCGGCTCGCGGACCCACGGTGGCGGGACGCACAAGAACCGTCGCGGTGCGGGGCACCGCGGTGGCCGTGGTCGTGCGGGACGCGACAAACACGAGTTCCACAATTACGAACCGCTCGGGAAGAGTGGCTTCAAACGCCCGGAAAAAGCCCAGACCGAGACCGTCGAGGTCTCCGTCCAGAAACTCGACGAGGACATCGCGCTCCTCGTCGAGGACGGTATCGCCGAGGAGACGGAGTACGGCTACCGCCTGGACGCACGGGACGTCGCCGAGGACGGACACGACGCCGACGTCGTGAAGGTGCTGGGTGACGGACAGGTGCGCTCACAACTCGAAGTCACAGCTGACGCGTTCACCGAGTCGGCCGCAGCGCTCATCGAAGAAGCCGGTGGCGACGCCATCGTCTCCGAACGCGCACGCGAGGAATCCGAGGAATAA
- a CDS encoding amino acid permease translates to MGKELERDLGLPSVTAISIGAMVGSGIFILPGLAMTMAGPAVVFAYFLAGVLVLPAALSKSEMATAMPEAGGTYLYIERAMGPLFGTIAGVGAWFSLTFKGALALVGGAPYLVLLFDLPVTPVALTVAVLLIILNVVGAKQTGRMQIAIVAIMLAVMVWFIVVGAPSVESARFEGFFDSGFEGILAATGFVFVSYAGVTKVASVAEEVENPDRNLPLGILGSLVITAAIYVAIVTVMVGVANETALTNSATPMQVAATNALPAIGVAAVVVAALLALISTANAGILSSSRYPFAMSRDGLAPDVFEAVSERFATPVNAITITGGVLLVLIAFVPIDDIAKLASAFKIMVFILINVALIAFRQGSIEAYDPSFESPLYPVPQLVGIVGGVVLLRYIGFVPLVGAVVIVAGSMVWYYFFVARRGGVGREGAMTDAVRRQVGRDVVEQTESEVESDGHEVLVAVTERTASDVERSLIDLATDLARTREGGIRVAQFDEVPDQMPLPQSSDTLTEADQAFEARMADRATDSKMPVRYGEIVSHDTRHAIVNYAERVGADTLIIERTTGHDTLLHNDADWIENHAPCDVVEVTNLDHDAVEHIGVVTDEGPFDPAKVGLAGALGAAVGATVTFYFPIGADPPESRRNTIDDYLSELVGMCDAPVQTRIVEADTDDAIERAVEDSDLLVVSGTQRHLTDRLFGHLSELPRDETEHGTLIVYGASKPGRLRRAVERRLF, encoded by the coding sequence ATGGGGAAAGAACTGGAGCGCGACCTGGGACTTCCGTCGGTGACGGCCATCAGCATCGGCGCGATGGTCGGCAGCGGCATCTTCATCCTGCCGGGGTTGGCGATGACAATGGCCGGGCCGGCGGTGGTGTTCGCCTACTTCCTGGCCGGCGTGCTCGTGCTCCCCGCGGCGCTGAGCAAGTCCGAGATGGCGACGGCGATGCCCGAGGCCGGTGGGACCTATCTGTACATCGAGCGGGCGATGGGCCCGCTGTTCGGCACCATCGCCGGCGTGGGGGCGTGGTTCTCGCTGACGTTCAAGGGGGCGCTGGCGCTGGTCGGCGGCGCACCCTACCTGGTGTTACTGTTCGACCTCCCCGTGACGCCGGTCGCGCTCACCGTCGCCGTCCTCCTTATCATCTTGAACGTCGTCGGCGCGAAGCAGACCGGCCGGATGCAGATTGCTATCGTCGCGATCATGCTGGCGGTGATGGTCTGGTTTATCGTCGTCGGTGCGCCGAGCGTCGAGAGCGCCCGCTTCGAGGGCTTCTTCGACAGTGGATTCGAGGGCATCCTCGCTGCGACCGGATTCGTCTTCGTCTCCTACGCCGGCGTCACGAAGGTCGCCAGCGTCGCCGAGGAGGTGGAGAACCCCGACCGCAATCTTCCACTGGGGATCCTCGGCTCGCTCGTCATCACCGCCGCGATCTACGTGGCCATCGTGACCGTCATGGTCGGTGTCGCGAACGAGACCGCCCTGACCAACTCGGCCACCCCGATGCAGGTCGCGGCGACCAACGCACTGCCAGCGATCGGAGTCGCCGCGGTCGTCGTCGCTGCGCTGTTGGCGCTCATCAGTACCGCCAACGCTGGCATCCTCTCCTCGTCGCGATATCCGTTCGCGATGAGCCGCGACGGACTCGCCCCCGACGTCTTCGAGGCGGTCAGCGAACGGTTCGCGACACCGGTGAACGCGATCACGATAACGGGTGGGGTGTTGCTCGTCCTCATTGCCTTCGTCCCCATCGACGACATCGCCAAACTCGCCAGTGCCTTCAAGATCATGGTGTTCATCCTGATCAACGTCGCGCTTATCGCCTTCCGCCAGGGGTCGATCGAGGCCTACGATCCGAGCTTCGAATCGCCGCTCTATCCGGTTCCGCAACTGGTCGGAATCGTGGGTGGCGTCGTCCTCCTGCGGTACATTGGCTTCGTCCCGCTGGTCGGGGCCGTCGTCATCGTGGCTGGTTCGATGGTCTGGTATTACTTCTTCGTCGCCCGTCGGGGTGGGGTCGGTCGGGAGGGAGCGATGACCGACGCGGTCCGCCGACAGGTGGGCCGGGACGTCGTCGAGCAGACCGAATCCGAGGTCGAAAGCGACGGTCACGAAGTCCTCGTCGCCGTGACCGAACGGACGGCGTCCGACGTCGAGCGGTCGCTGATCGACCTTGCCACCGACCTGGCGCGAACCCGCGAGGGCGGCATCCGCGTCGCCCAGTTCGACGAGGTGCCCGATCAGATGCCCCTTCCCCAGTCGTCAGATACCCTCACCGAGGCGGATCAGGCGTTCGAAGCTCGAATGGCCGACCGTGCAACGGACTCGAAGATGCCGGTGCGGTACGGAGAGATCGTCAGCCACGACACCCGGCATGCAATCGTCAACTACGCCGAACGGGTTGGCGCCGATACGCTGATCATCGAGCGCACGACCGGTCACGACACATTGCTCCACAACGATGCGGACTGGATCGAGAATCACGCCCCCTGCGACGTCGTCGAGGTCACGAATCTGGATCACGACGCCGTCGAACACATCGGCGTCGTCACCGACGAGGGACCGTTCGATCCGGCCAAGGTCGGTCTGGCAGGCGCCCTCGGCGCGGCCGTCGGTGCGACCGTGACGTTTTATTTCCCCATCGGCGCAGACCCGCCCGAGAGTCGTCGGAACACGATCGACGACTACCTCTCAGAGCTCGTCGGAATGTGTGACGCGCCGGTCCAGACCCGGATCGTGGAGGCAGACACCGACGACGCGATCGAACGGGCGGTCGAGGACTCCGACCTTCTCGTGGTCAGTGGGACCCAGCGTCATCTCACGGACAGACTGTTCGGTCACCTCTCGGAGCTCCCGAGGGACGAAACGGAACACGGGACGCTCATCGTCTACGGTGCCAGTAAGCCGGGGCGACTCCGTCGGGCAGTCGAACGGCGGCTGTTCTGA